From the genome of Halomonas sp. I5-271120, one region includes:
- the cydB gene encoding cytochrome d ubiquinol oxidase subunit II, translating into MDPYILLKVTWWVLLGVLLIGLAVMVGMDMGVGAALRYLGRTDGERRAVINMIAPHWDGNQVWFVLGGGAVFAAWPTIYATAFSGLYVVMLVLLWSMIVRPLGFEYRSKLPSDRWRGAWDWMLFVSGAVPMIVFGAAMGNMLEGVPFHFSWNMISYYTGSFITLFNPFAVLCGVMSLALALYQGGAMVMNRGTGVIRERACRLVTVAGLTALAVFTICGIWVSMMHGYEITAGGDPAGPALPLNKTVETASGAWLANYMAHPALWLVPAAVYLAVLGGIASARAGLSHLAWWLGALAWAATLVTLGAAMFPFLMPSSSEPSHSLTVWDASSSLGTLGWMLAFTVVFIPIIVIYTSWAFWVMRGKVTPESIAHDEHAY; encoded by the coding sequence ATGGATCCGTACATACTACTCAAAGTGACCTGGTGGGTGCTGCTGGGCGTGCTGTTGATCGGCCTGGCGGTGATGGTCGGCATGGACATGGGCGTCGGCGCTGCGCTGCGCTACCTGGGACGCACCGACGGCGAGCGCCGCGCGGTGATCAACATGATCGCCCCGCACTGGGACGGCAATCAGGTGTGGTTCGTCCTCGGCGGCGGCGCGGTGTTCGCCGCCTGGCCGACCATCTATGCCACCGCCTTCTCGGGGCTCTACGTGGTCATGCTGGTGCTGCTGTGGTCGATGATCGTGCGTCCGCTGGGCTTCGAGTACCGCAGCAAGCTGCCCAGCGATCGCTGGCGCGGTGCCTGGGACTGGATGCTGTTCGTCTCAGGCGCGGTACCGATGATCGTCTTCGGCGCGGCGATGGGCAACATGCTCGAAGGCGTACCGTTCCACTTCTCCTGGAACATGATCTCCTACTACACCGGTAGCTTCATCACCCTGTTCAACCCCTTCGCCGTGCTGTGCGGGGTGATGTCGCTGGCGCTGGCGCTCTACCAGGGCGGGGCGATGGTGATGAACCGAGGCACCGGGGTGATTCGCGAGCGCGCCTGCCGACTGGTCACGGTCGCCGGTCTGACGGCTCTGGCGGTGTTCACTATCTGTGGCATCTGGGTGTCGATGATGCACGGCTACGAGATCACCGCGGGTGGCGATCCCGCCGGCCCGGCATTGCCGCTCAACAAGACGGTGGAAACCGCATCCGGTGCCTGGCTCGCCAACTACATGGCGCATCCGGCACTGTGGCTGGTCCCGGCGGCGGTCTACCTGGCCGTGCTGGGCGGCATCGCCTCGGCGCGTGCCGGCCTGTCGCATCTGGCCTGGTGGCTGGGCGCGCTGGCCTGGGCTGCCACCCTGGTCACGCTGGGCGCGGCGATGTTCCCGTTCCTGATGCCGTCGTCCAGCGAGCCCAGCCACAGCCTGACCGTGTGGGACGCCTCCTCGAGCCTGGGTACGTTGGGCTGGATGCTGGCCTTCACCGTGGTCTTCATCCCGATCATCGTCATCTACACCAGCTGGGCCTTCTGGGTGATGCGCGGCAAGGTGACGCCGGAATCGATCGCCCACGACGAACACGCCTACTGA
- the cydD gene encoding thiol reductant ABC exporter subunit CydD has product MQTTTTKPLGWLKQESRRVRTPVAWAIGLGLASGVLLIVQATLLAHVADGAIFQQTPLATLWPAFAAMLAILLLRAGLTYAVEHFAFTAASTVKLAVRERLMRQLQALGLVWQRGAQTGDVVNTVTDGVEHLEAYYARYLPQTALAALIPLAILAVILPIDWVSALILMVTAPLIPVFMIFIGKGAEKLNQRQWRRMGQLSGHFLDALQGLTTLKVFNLGRREARLIERLSDEYRTSTLKVLRLAFVSSLVLEFLATVSIAMVAVLIGFRLLWGELDFESGFLVLLLAPEFYLPLRNMGGVYHARMEALGAAERIVELLDAPTLEWTGTRRDGLGAGQVPRVELTGLGYAYPADEVFGDDDSSAGETHAPRKPALDDVSLGIAPGETVAIVGPSGAGKSTLALMLLGLLRPDRGAVTVDGVVLDEIDIAAWRESLAWVPQQPRLFFGTVRDNLCLGRDVDDAALWRALEQAQARDFVATLPQELDTPLGERGVRLSGGEAQRLAIARALVRDAGFVVADEISAHLDADNERALVTALKALGEGRSLVVIAHRLETVRHADRIVVLEAGRVREQGSHDELLAAGGLYARLVSGAAGEALS; this is encoded by the coding sequence ATGCAAACCACAACGACCAAACCCCTCGGCTGGCTCAAGCAGGAGAGCCGCCGCGTGCGCACGCCCGTCGCCTGGGCCATCGGCCTGGGACTCGCCAGCGGCGTGCTACTCATCGTCCAGGCGACGCTGCTCGCCCATGTCGCCGATGGCGCGATCTTCCAACAGACGCCGCTCGCCACGCTGTGGCCGGCGTTCGCCGCCATGCTGGCGATCCTGCTGCTGCGCGCCGGGCTGACCTACGCCGTTGAACACTTCGCCTTCACTGCGGCGAGCACCGTCAAGCTCGCGGTGCGCGAGCGCCTGATGCGCCAGTTGCAGGCGCTGGGGCTGGTCTGGCAGCGCGGCGCGCAGACCGGTGACGTGGTCAACACCGTCACCGACGGCGTCGAGCACCTCGAGGCCTATTATGCCCGCTATCTGCCGCAGACCGCGCTGGCCGCGCTGATCCCGCTGGCGATCCTGGCGGTGATCCTGCCCATCGATTGGGTCTCGGCGCTGATCCTGATGGTTACCGCGCCGCTGATTCCGGTATTCATGATCTTCATCGGCAAGGGCGCGGAGAAGCTCAACCAGCGCCAGTGGCGGCGCATGGGCCAGCTTTCCGGGCACTTCCTCGACGCCCTGCAGGGGCTGACCACGCTCAAGGTCTTCAACCTGGGGCGGCGCGAGGCGCGACTGATCGAACGGCTCTCCGACGAGTACCGCACCAGTACGCTCAAGGTGCTGCGCCTGGCCTTCGTCTCGTCGCTGGTCCTGGAGTTCCTGGCCACGGTGAGCATCGCCATGGTCGCGGTGCTGATCGGTTTTCGGCTGCTGTGGGGCGAGCTGGACTTCGAGTCGGGCTTTCTGGTGCTGCTGCTGGCGCCGGAGTTCTACCTGCCGCTGCGCAACATGGGCGGGGTCTATCACGCGCGCATGGAAGCGCTCGGGGCCGCCGAGCGCATCGTCGAACTGCTCGACGCGCCGACCCTCGAGTGGACCGGAACGCGGCGCGACGGCCTCGGCGCGGGGCAGGTGCCGCGCGTTGAGCTGACCGGGCTCGGCTATGCGTATCCCGCCGATGAGGTCTTCGGCGACGACGACTCCTCCGCCGGCGAGACGCATGCGCCGCGCAAGCCGGCGCTCGATGACGTCTCGCTGGGCATTGCCCCCGGCGAAACGGTGGCGATCGTCGGCCCTTCGGGCGCCGGCAAGAGCACCCTGGCGCTGATGCTGCTGGGCCTGCTGCGCCCCGACCGCGGCGCGGTGACGGTCGATGGCGTGGTCCTCGACGAGATCGACATCGCCGCCTGGCGTGAGTCGCTGGCCTGGGTGCCGCAGCAGCCGCGGCTGTTCTTCGGCACGGTGCGCGACAACCTCTGCCTGGGGCGAGACGTCGACGACGCCGCGCTGTGGCGTGCGCTCGAGCAGGCACAGGCAAGGGACTTCGTTGCGACCCTGCCGCAGGAACTCGACACCCCGCTCGGCGAGCGCGGTGTTCGCCTCTCCGGCGGCGAGGCGCAGCGTCTGGCGATCGCCCGGGCGTTGGTGCGCGACGCCGGCTTCGTGGTCGCCGACGAGATCAGCGCCCATCTCGATGCCGACAACGAGCGTGCGCTAGTCACGGCCCTCAAGGCGTTGGGCGAGGGCCGCAGCCTGGTCGTCATCGCCCACCGGCTGGAGACCGTGCGCCACGCCGATCGCATCGTGGTACTCGAGGCCGGACGCGTTCGCGAGCAAGGGAGCCACGATGAACTGCTCGCGGCCGGCGGGCTCTATGCCCGGCTGGTTTCAGGCGCTGCCGGGGAGGCGCTGTCATGA
- a CDS encoding cytochrome ubiquinol oxidase subunit I, with amino-acid sequence MQELDTVIELSRTQFAATALYHYLFVPLTLGLSVLLATMETIYVITGRDIYRQMTHFWSKLFAINFALGVATGLTMEFEFGTNWSTYSHFVGDIFGAPLAIEGLMAFFLESTFVGLMLFGWGKLSRGKHLLVTYMVALGSNLSALWILVANGYMQNPTGSVFNPDTMRMELTSLPDLIFSPEAQAKFVHTSIAGYVTAAIFVVGISAFYLLRRRHIELAKRSFRVAALFGVFATVGVISLGDALGFINGNAQPTKLAAMEGLWETAEAPAGFNLIAWPNQEERRNDFELQVPYLLTPLVTHTFDESIPGVSDLEADAEAKIRDGIPALTALKTLRENPDDADARATFDAHQDNLGYALLVQRYAEDVSQATDAQIAQAAADTIPPVAPVFWSFRVMVVTAFLMMAFLILAVIYSLRGTLHRNNWFLRLAPWMIPVPFIANEAGWIVAELGRQPWTVYGQLPTWLSASTHSVGYMIFSLVGFVLLYTLFIVIEMFLMVKFIRLGPSEDNLESPAEPTQRHSSQWSEA; translated from the coding sequence ATGCAAGAACTAGACACCGTCATCGAGTTGTCGCGGACTCAGTTCGCGGCGACGGCGTTGTACCATTATCTCTTCGTGCCACTCACGCTGGGCCTGTCGGTCCTGCTGGCGACGATGGAGACCATCTACGTCATCACCGGGCGCGATATCTATCGCCAGATGACTCACTTCTGGTCGAAGCTGTTCGCGATCAACTTCGCCCTGGGCGTGGCCACAGGGCTGACCATGGAGTTCGAGTTCGGCACCAACTGGTCGACCTACTCGCATTTCGTCGGCGACATCTTCGGTGCACCGCTGGCCATCGAGGGCCTGATGGCGTTCTTCCTCGAGTCGACCTTCGTCGGCCTGATGCTGTTCGGCTGGGGCAAGCTGTCGCGCGGCAAGCACCTGCTGGTGACCTACATGGTGGCGCTGGGATCCAACCTCTCGGCGCTGTGGATCCTGGTCGCCAACGGCTACATGCAGAATCCCACCGGCTCGGTGTTCAATCCCGACACCATGCGCATGGAGCTGACCAGCCTGCCTGACCTGATCTTCAGCCCCGAGGCGCAGGCCAAGTTCGTCCATACCAGCATCGCCGGCTACGTGACCGCAGCGATCTTCGTGGTGGGCATCAGCGCCTTCTACCTGCTGCGCCGCCGCCATATCGAGCTGGCCAAGCGCTCGTTCCGGGTCGCCGCGCTGTTCGGCGTGTTCGCTACCGTCGGCGTGATCTCGCTGGGCGACGCCCTGGGCTTCATCAACGGCAACGCCCAGCCCACCAAGCTGGCTGCCATGGAAGGGCTGTGGGAGACCGCCGAGGCGCCGGCCGGCTTCAATCTGATCGCCTGGCCCAACCAGGAGGAGCGGCGCAACGACTTCGAGCTGCAGGTGCCCTACCTGCTCACCCCGCTGGTCACCCACACCTTCGACGAGTCGATTCCCGGCGTAAGCGACCTGGAAGCCGATGCCGAGGCGAAGATCCGCGACGGTATCCCGGCGCTGACCGCGCTGAAGACCCTGCGCGAAAACCCGGATGATGCCGATGCGCGCGCGACCTTCGACGCCCATCAGGACAACCTGGGCTACGCGCTGCTGGTTCAGCGCTACGCCGAGGATGTCTCGCAGGCTACCGATGCGCAGATCGCTCAGGCGGCGGCGGATACCATCCCGCCAGTGGCGCCGGTGTTCTGGTCGTTCCGCGTCATGGTAGTGACGGCCTTCTTGATGATGGCCTTCCTGATCCTCGCGGTCATCTACTCGCTGCGCGGCACCCTGCATCGCAATAACTGGTTCCTGCGCCTGGCGCCGTGGATGATTCCGGTGCCGTTCATCGCCAACGAGGCCGGCTGGATAGTCGCCGAACTGGGGCGCCAGCCGTGGACGGTCTACGGTCAACTGCCGACCTGGTTGTCCGCCTCCACCCACAGCGTCGGTTACATGATCTTCTCGCTGGTCGGCTTCGTCCTGCTCTACACCCTGTTCATCGTTATCGAGATGTTCCTGATGGTGAAATTCATTCGCCTGGGGCCGAGCGAAGACAATCTCGAGTCGCCTGCCGAACCGACCCAACGTCATTCATCCCAGTGGAGCGAGGCCTAA
- a CDS encoding PhoX family phosphatase: MTQSVDRNRRRLLGFMAGAPLLPLAGGLASLGASTSAFADSQATVTSVKFLPMAAPSLSNPAAMATTTIGSAMQLKMSDGTSRQVKLAYHPFFITGDRVPDGQGGTVVAGGYYDIDNQPILDPSADNRQFFSDCPDGTSLLTVENARVDGVYGNPVFAVVQFEYTTRNGAEEGMYGQLPSPIAVLTLDQNPETGELTLVKYHNVDTSPVNGLWITCGASLSPWGTHLSSEEYEPDASAPDDTFRSFCKHLFGDESRGNPYHYGHLPEVTVNPDGSGTLAKHYNLGRISHELIEVMPDERTVLMGDDATNGGLFMFVADQPRDLSSGTLYVGKWTQVSGEGPGAGDISWIRLGHASSAEIKTMIDDGIQAADIMDIRTEDPQDDGFTRIPFSGKLNWVKLKPGMEKAAAFLETHRYAALMGASMGFTKMEGTTVNAADKKAYSAMSYVYKTMTDGSNEIHVEGPTAGAVYEHTLRGGQKDSDGQPIDSEWMSVHMAVPPNLIGEDLAEPDALGNTAHAERIANPDNIKYSEALRTLFIGEDSGNHVNNFLWAYNVDSGDLTRLLSCPAGAESTGLQAVDAINGWTYIMSNFQHPGDWDSPLHDKVRETLDPYVRANFKDRYGAAVGYITGMPKLG, from the coding sequence ATGACTCAGTCTGTCGACAGAAATCGCCGCCGTCTCCTCGGCTTCATGGCGGGAGCGCCCCTGCTGCCCCTCGCCGGGGGCCTTGCCAGCCTAGGCGCCAGCACTTCAGCCTTCGCCGATAGCCAGGCGACAGTGACGTCCGTCAAGTTCCTGCCCATGGCGGCGCCTTCGTTGAGCAATCCGGCAGCCATGGCGACCACCACCATTGGTTCGGCCATGCAGCTGAAGATGAGCGACGGCACCAGTCGCCAGGTCAAGCTGGCCTATCATCCCTTCTTCATCACCGGTGATCGCGTGCCCGACGGCCAGGGCGGCACCGTGGTCGCCGGCGGCTATTACGATATCGATAACCAGCCGATCCTGGATCCGTCGGCCGACAATCGCCAGTTCTTCTCCGACTGCCCGGACGGCACCAGCCTGCTGACGGTCGAGAACGCCCGGGTCGATGGCGTGTACGGCAACCCGGTGTTTGCCGTCGTGCAGTTCGAGTACACCACCCGCAACGGCGCGGAAGAAGGGATGTACGGTCAACTGCCCTCGCCGATCGCGGTGCTGACGCTTGATCAAAACCCGGAAACCGGCGAGCTGACGCTGGTCAAGTACCACAACGTCGATACCTCGCCGGTCAACGGCCTGTGGATCACCTGCGGTGCCAGTCTGTCGCCCTGGGGCACGCACCTGTCGAGCGAAGAATACGAGCCGGATGCCTCGGCGCCCGACGACACCTTCAGGAGCTTCTGCAAGCACCTGTTCGGCGACGAGAGTCGCGGCAACCCCTATCACTATGGCCACCTGCCGGAAGTGACGGTGAACCCCGACGGCAGCGGCACCCTTGCCAAACACTACAACCTGGGCCGCATCTCTCATGAGCTGATCGAGGTGATGCCGGACGAGCGCACCGTGCTGATGGGCGACGACGCCACCAACGGTGGCCTGTTCATGTTCGTCGCCGACCAGCCGCGGGATCTGTCGTCCGGTACCCTGTACGTGGGCAAGTGGACCCAGGTCTCGGGCGAAGGGCCCGGCGCAGGCGATATCAGCTGGATTCGCCTGGGACATGCCAGCAGTGCCGAGATCAAGACAATGATCGACGACGGCATCCAGGCGGCGGACATCATGGACATCCGCACCGAGGATCCCCAGGACGATGGCTTCACCCGCATTCCCTTCAGCGGCAAGCTCAACTGGGTCAAGCTCAAGCCGGGCATGGAAAAGGCCGCCGCCTTCCTCGAGACCCATCGCTACGCGGCGCTGATGGGAGCCTCGATGGGCTTTACCAAGATGGAGGGCACCACCGTCAATGCCGCCGACAAGAAGGCCTATTCGGCCATGTCCTACGTCTATAAGACGATGACCGACGGCAGCAACGAGATCCACGTCGAAGGCCCGACCGCCGGTGCGGTCTACGAGCACACCCTGCGCGGCGGCCAGAAGGACAGCGATGGTCAGCCCATCGACAGCGAGTGGATGTCGGTGCACATGGCGGTGCCGCCCAACCTCATCGGTGAGGACCTGGCCGAGCCCGACGCGCTGGGCAACACGGCGCATGCCGAACGCATTGCCAACCCCGACAACATCAAGTATTCCGAGGCGCTGCGCACGCTGTTCATCGGCGAAGACAGCGGCAATCACGTCAACAACTTCCTGTGGGCCTACAACGTCGACAGCGGCGACCTGACGCGTCTGCTGTCCTGTCCGGCCGGCGCCGAGTCCACCGGGCTGCAGGCCGTCGATGCGATCAATGGCTGGACCTACATCATGAGCAACTTCCAGCATCCGGGAGACTGGGACAGCCCCTTGCACGACAAGGTCCGCGAGACCCTGGACCCCTATGTGCGCGCCAATTTCAAGGACCGCTATGGTGCCGCGGTGGGCTACATCACCGGCATGCCCAAGCTCGGCTGA
- the cydC gene encoding thiol reductant ABC exporter subunit CydC yields MSDLRWWLTLARPYLGYFALGILLSVVTVSANMALLAVSGWFLASMAAAGLAAADFNYFTPAALIRGLAITRTAGRYLERLVSHDATLRLLTGLRVWFYRQVEPLSPLQLQGLRSGDLLARIRADIDTLDSVYLRLLTPAVVALVCVAGAVAVLAVYSPAVALVDLALLLAAGALLPALVERLGRRPGAEAVEVGAALKAEVVDAVEGLGELTVFGGLDERRRRVDTLGRRWIACQARLSRLSGLSQAGVLVFTHLAVLATAWLMVPRLQSSGLDAVDFAPVVLLAMGCFEAVAQLPGAWQALGQMRAATRRLRAFEALRPGVAEPETPAGAPAGDALRFVGVGVRHAPEGAAALDGLDLTIAPGERVALVGPSGAGKSTVAQLLLRLVEAERGTLHWDGRPIGDYRSEDLRARIAYVPQKIYLFHASVRDNLLIGDPEADEAAMIEAARLACLHDEILALPAGYDTLVGEEGLKLSGGQIRRLGIARALLRDAPLVILDEPCEGLDNATAARLWRNLDRYLAGRTLLLISHHMAWVREVDRVLMLERGRLLAEGGHAMLAHDCADYRRLAGGGLSGGAGDYDSACDAAPRPAGVYP; encoded by the coding sequence ATGAGCGATCTGCGCTGGTGGCTGACTCTGGCCCGCCCCTATCTCGGCTACTTCGCGCTGGGCATCCTGCTCAGCGTGGTGACCGTCTCCGCCAACATGGCGCTGCTCGCCGTATCGGGCTGGTTTCTGGCCAGCATGGCGGCGGCGGGGCTCGCCGCGGCTGACTTCAACTACTTCACCCCGGCGGCGCTGATCCGCGGCCTGGCGATCACCCGCACCGCCGGGCGCTATCTTGAGCGTCTGGTCAGCCACGACGCTACGCTGCGCCTGCTCACCGGCCTGCGGGTGTGGTTCTACCGCCAGGTGGAGCCGCTCTCGCCGCTGCAGTTGCAGGGCCTGCGCAGCGGCGACCTGCTGGCGCGCATCCGTGCCGACATCGACACCCTGGATAGCGTCTACCTGCGGTTGCTGACTCCCGCGGTGGTGGCGCTGGTCTGCGTGGCTGGGGCGGTGGCCGTGCTCGCCGTCTACAGCCCGGCGGTGGCGCTGGTCGATCTGGCGCTGCTGCTGGCGGCTGGGGCGTTACTGCCGGCACTGGTCGAGCGGCTCGGGCGTCGTCCCGGGGCCGAGGCGGTCGAGGTCGGCGCGGCGCTCAAGGCCGAGGTGGTCGATGCCGTCGAAGGACTCGGCGAGCTGACGGTGTTCGGTGGGCTCGATGAACGCCGGCGCCGGGTGGATACTCTGGGCCGGCGCTGGATCGCCTGTCAGGCGCGCCTGTCGCGGCTCTCGGGGCTGTCTCAGGCCGGGGTGCTGGTCTTCACCCATCTGGCGGTGCTGGCCACCGCCTGGTTGATGGTGCCGCGGCTGCAGTCGTCGGGGCTTGACGCGGTGGACTTCGCCCCGGTGGTGCTGCTGGCGATGGGTTGCTTCGAGGCCGTGGCCCAGTTGCCCGGGGCCTGGCAGGCACTGGGCCAGATGCGCGCTGCGACGCGCCGGCTACGCGCCTTCGAGGCGCTGCGTCCGGGGGTGGCCGAACCCGAAACACCGGCCGGCGCGCCGGCCGGCGACGCGCTGCGCTTCGTGGGCGTCGGCGTGCGCCATGCGCCGGAGGGCGCCGCGGCGCTCGATGGCCTCGATCTGACCATCGCGCCGGGCGAGCGGGTCGCCCTGGTCGGGCCCAGCGGCGCCGGCAAGAGTACCGTCGCCCAGTTGCTGCTGCGGCTGGTCGAGGCCGAGCGCGGCACGCTCCACTGGGACGGCCGGCCGATCGGCGACTATCGCAGCGAGGACCTGCGCGCACGCATCGCCTACGTGCCACAGAAGATCTATCTGTTCCACGCCTCGGTGCGCGACAACCTGCTGATCGGCGATCCCGAGGCCGACGAGGCGGCGATGATCGAGGCCGCGCGGCTGGCCTGCCTGCACGACGAGATCCTGGCACTGCCCGCGGGTTACGACACCCTGGTGGGCGAGGAAGGGCTCAAGCTTTCCGGTGGCCAGATCCGCCGCCTGGGCATCGCCCGGGCGCTGCTGCGCGACGCGCCACTGGTGATCCTCGACGAGCCCTGCGAGGGGCTGGACAACGCCACCGCGGCCCGCCTATGGCGCAATCTCGACCGCTATCTCGCGGGGCGCACACTGCTGCTGATCAGCCACCACATGGCCTGGGTGCGCGAGGTCGACCGCGTGCTGATGCTCGAGCGCGGTCGCCTGTTGGCCGAGGGCGGTCATGCCATGCTGGCGCACGACTGCGCCGATTACCGGCGTCTCGCCGGTGGTGGGCTGTCGGGTGGCGCCGGTGACTATGACAGCGCCTGCGACGCCGCGCCGCGGCCTGCCGGCGTCTACCCCTGA